A window from Gossypium raimondii isolate GPD5lz chromosome 7, ASM2569854v1, whole genome shotgun sequence encodes these proteins:
- the LOC105776180 gene encoding peroxidase 46, which produces MQFMLTIRASMEMKITVSCPTPNRCTLLILVLFSFAASPLHASLSINFYASSCPTAELIVSNMVRSASSSDPTIPGKLLRLLFHDCFVEGCDASVLLQGNGTERSDPANTSLGGFSVIDSAKSVLEIFCPETVSCADIVALAARDAVVTAGGPAFEIPTGRRDGRISDAANVRSNIVDTSFTMIEMIRLFNSKGLSLDDLVTLSGAHTIGVAHCNAFSDRFQMDSKGNLTLIDTSLDNTYAKELMKKCPSGSSASKTVNNDPETSFAFDNQYYINLLGHKGLFQSDSVLVEDERTSARVEAFANDQETFFQSWRDSFLKLTTIGVKTDDEGEIRQSCSFAN; this is translated from the exons ATGCAGTTTATGCTGACAATCAGGGCCTCAATGGAGATGAAGATTACTGTCTCTTGCCCAACACCAAATCGTTGCACTCTTCTCATTCTTGTTTTGTTCTCTTTTGCTGCCTCGCCTTTGCACGCTAGCCTCTCGATCAACTTCTATGCAAGTTCATGTCCTACTGCGGAGCTCATTGTCAGCAACATGGTCAGGTCAGCTTCCTCTTCTGATCCGACCATTCCCGGGAAACTACTGCGCCTCTTGTTCCACGACTGTTTCGTGGAG GGTTGTGATGCATCAGTACTGTTACAAGGAAATGGAACTGAGAGAAGTGATCCAGCAAATACCTCTCTTGGAGGATTTTCGGTTATCGATTCGGCTAAAAGCGTGCTCGAAATCTTCTGTCCAGAGACCGTTTCTTGTGCTGATATTGTTGCCTTGGCTGCTAGAGATGCAGTTGTTACA GCAGGTGGACCTGCATTCGAGATTCCAACAGGAAGGAGAGATGGGAGAATATCCGATGCTGCAAATGTTAGATCCAATATTGTAGATACAAGTTTTACCATGATTGAAATGATAAGGCTCTTCAATTCTAAAGGCTTGTCTTTAGATGACCTTGTTACTCTATCAG GTGCTCATACTATAGGAGTAGCTCATTGTAATGCATTCAGTGATCGATTTCAAATGGACTCCAAGGGAAATCTCACCTTGATTGACACATCCTTAGACAATACCTATGCAAAAGAGCTCATGAAAAAGTGTCCATCGGGTTCAAGCGCGTCTAAAACCGTAAACAATGATCCCGAAACATCCTTTGCGTTTGATAATCAGTATTACATCAATCTATTGGGTCACAAGGGGTTATTTCAATCGGACTCGGTTCTTGTAGAGGATGAAAGAACCAGTGCAAGAGTAGAAGCATTTGCAAATGACCAAGAAACCTTTTTCCAGAGTTGGAGGGACTCATTCTTGAAGCTCACTACCATTGGAGTGAAAACAGATGATGAAGGGGAAATCCGACAGTCTTGTTCTTTTGCTAATTAG
- the LOC105776111 gene encoding monogalactosyldiacylglycerol synthase, chloroplastic: MQNPSTVTQESGPAAFDLVTQLGHLAFNKSFRSSNTDGFCSFKPNHVYFSGFRDSISQKKRRVAAAASLSLGARNSVSSSVRRILNDFNRAIKFHCDRIPIGFASIRVGSEDNNGVRDGGGGVLEVEGLPLNGVETETPKKVLILMSDTGGGHRASAEAIKAAFNEEFGDEYQVFVTDLWSDHTPWPFNQLPKSYNFLVKHGSLWRLTYYGTAPRVIYQSNFAATSTFIAREVAKGLMKYQPDIIISVHPLMQHVPLRILKSKGLLKKIVFTTVVTDLSTCHPTWFHKLVTRCYCPSAEVAKRALKAGLQPSQIKVYGLPIRPSFVKPVRPKIELRRELGMDEDLPAVLLMGGGEGMGPIEATARALEHALYDENLGEPLGQILVICGHNKRLASKLLSIDWKIPVQVKGFVTKMEECMGSCDCIITKAGPGTIAEAMIRGLPIVLNDFIAGQEVGNVPFVVENGCGKFSKSPKEIANIISQWFGPKADELKSMSENALRLARPEAVFKIVHDLHQLVRQRNFVPQFSCTT; this comes from the exons atgCAAAACCCTTCTACGGTTACCCAAGAATCTGGCCCTGCTGCCTTCGATCTCGTCACACAATTGGGTCACTTAGCATTCAACAAGAGCTTTCGCAGCTCAAACACTGATGGGTTTTGTTCATTTAAGCCAAATCACGTGTATTTTTCAGGCTTCAGAGACTCAATTTCTCAGAAAAAGCGCAGAGTTGCTGCTGCTGCTTCACTCAGTTTGGGTGCTCGAAACAGCGTTTCTTCGAGCGTTAGGAGAATCCTGAATGATTTTAACAGAGCAATTAAGTTTCACTGTGATAGAATCCCGATTGGGTTTGCTTCTATTCGGGTTGGTTCTGAGGATAACAATGGAGTGAGAGATGGTGGTGGTGGCGTTCTTGAGGTTGAAGGTTTGCCTTTGAATGGTGTCGAAACTGAGACCCCCAAAAAAGTTCTGATTTTGATGAGTGATACTGGTGGGGGTCATAGAGCCTCTGCTGAAGCTATTAAGGCTGCTTTTAACGAGGAATTTGGGGATGAGTATCAG GTGTTTGTTACAGATTTGTGGTCGGATCATACGCCCTGGCCATTTAATCAATTACCAAAGAGCTATAACTTCTTGGTCAAACATGGATCATTGTGGAGGTTAACCTATTATGGAACTGCTCCTCGGGTGATTTATCAGTCAAATTTTGCTGCAACTTCAACATTCATAGCTAG AGAGGTCGCCAAAGGGTTGATGAAATACCAGCCTGACATTATTATTAGTGTACATCCTCTGATGCAACATGTTCCACTTCGTATTCTGAAGTCAAAGGGTCTACTGAAGAAGATAGTCTTTACGACAGTGGTCACCGATTTAAGCACTTGCCACCCAACATG GTTTCATAAGCTTGTAACAAGATGCTATTGCCCATCAGCTGAAGTAGCAAAAAGGGCATTGAAAGCTGGACTTCAACCATCCCAAATTAAGGTTTATGGCCTTCCAATACGACCTTCTTTTGTGAAGCCTGTTCGGCCGAAG ATTGAGCTGAGGAGAGAATTAGGTATGGATGAGGATCTTCCTGCTGTTTTGTTGATGGGAGGAGGGGAAGGAATGGGTCCCATCGAGGCTACTGCTCGTGCACTTGAACATGCATTATATGATGAGAATCTTGGGGAGCCATTAGGTCAAATCCTTGTCATTTGTGGCCACAACAAAAGGCTTGCTAGCAAATTGCTTTCAATTGATTGGAAAATTCCTGTTCAG GTCAAGGGATTTGTCACCAAAATGGAGGAATGCATGGGTTCTTGCGACTGCATCATTACAAAG GCAGGCCCGGGGACTATCGCTGAGGCTATGATACGAGGTCTTCCTATAGTTCTGAATGATTTCATTGCTGGGCAG GAAGTCGGCAATGTTCCATTTGTGGTGGAAAATGGATGTGGGAAATTTTCAAAGTCACCAAAAGAAATAGCCAATATCATAAGCCAGTGGTTTGGTCCCAAAGCAGATGAACTCAAGTCCATGTCTGAAAATGCTTTAAGGCTGGCTAGGCCTGAGGCAGTATTCAAGATTGTCCACGATCTCCATCAGCTGGTCAGACAGAGAAATTTTGTACCCCAATTTTCTTGTACAACTTAG
- the LOC105770261 gene encoding VQ motif-containing protein 31, which yields MENHQYTIASSSSATPTMFVQADANTFRDLVQKLTGFTGSDTDKLPGRLSSTAPRRPPFKLQERRQHAMRNLEIKLGTLTTCPTNSSPTQSCSPGQVPRLDSPSPSPVTPLSFGTISLSSPVVSVWEEEKAIAEKGFYLHPSPLNMPRGSQPPELLTLFPLTSHRQDKRE from the coding sequence ATGGAAAATCACCAATACACCATAGCTTCTTCTTCATCTGCAACGCCAACCATGTTCGTTCAGGCAGATGCAAACACCTTCAGGGACTTGGTCCAGAAGCTCACAGGTTTCACCGGCTCCGACACCGACAAGCTCCCTGGAAGGCTGTCTTCAACAGCTCCACGCCGTCCACCTTTCAAGCTCCAAGAACGTAGGCAACATGCCATGAGAAATCTAGAGATCAAGCTCGGTACTCTCACAACCTGTCCCACCAACTCATCACCTACTCAGTCCTGCTCTCCGGGCCAAGTTCCCCGGCTCGACTCTCCGAGTCCCAGTCCAGTGACTCCATTGTCGTTTGGTACCATATCACTGTCGTCTCCGGTGGTTTCAGTTTGGGAGGAGGAAAAGGCAATTGCAGAGAAGGGATTTTACTTGCACCCATCACCATTAAATATGCCTAGAGGAAGCCAACCACCGGAGCTCTTAACACTTTTTCCACTTACTTCACATAGGCAAGATAAACGAGAATAg
- the LOC105776040 gene encoding uncharacterized protein LOC105776040 encodes MGHNNRNNEEKSHHQAADNLVNLFTKANHDLLVVQYRLEKEFQQIYPDNANPMKLVSRIKKIQEELSSLTEQCRELLSAKQDLIDKARTILVGNRNLLHRMQASTGTSLTSDSDDLALTNFNQIIDEWTDQVRSRIGDQMQESEPEDINKLLFSAIVQSN; translated from the exons ATGGGTCATAATAATCGGAACAATGAGGAGAAAAGCCATCATCAAGCAGCTGATAATTTGGTGAATTTGTTCACCAAAGCAAACCATGATCTTCTCGTCGTTCAGTACAGGCTCGAGAAGGAGTTTCAACAAATTTATCCTGATAAT GCGAACCCTATGAAGTTGGTGTCTCGAATAAAGAAGATCCAGGAAGAATTATCGAGCTTGACCGAGCAGTGCCGTGAGCTCTTATCGGCCAAacag GATTTGATTGATAAGGCTAGAACAATTCTGGTTGGGAACAGAAATTTACTCCACCGTATGCAAGCATCAACAGGCACGTCCCTCACCAGTGATTCTGATGATCTGGCACTCACCAATTTCAACCAG ATCATTGATGAGTGGACAGATCAAGTCAGATCAAGAATAG GAGATCAAATGCAGGAATCAGAGCCTGAGGATATCAACAAATTACTTTTCTCAGCCATTGTTCAAAGCAACTGA
- the LOC105775870 gene encoding enhancer of rudimentary homolog isoform X1, with amino-acid sequence MANRHTIILMQTSQSRATRTFMDYDSISQAMDGICGLYERKLKDLNPATGNITYDIADLYNFIDGLADMSALVYDHRIQAFLPNDRQWIKQKLFQHLKKLAH; translated from the exons ATG GCAAACAGGCACACCATTATTTTGATGCAAACTTCACAGAGCAGAGCAACCAGAACATTTATGGATTATGATTCCATAAGTCAAGCTATGGATG GGATATGTGGACTATACGAAAGGAAACTTAAGGATCTAAATCCAGCTACGGGAAACATCACTTACGACATTGCTGATCTTTACAATTTTATTGATGGCCTTGCAGATATGAGTGCCCTTGT CTATGATCACAGGATTCAAGCTTTTTTGCCTAATGACAGGCAATGGATTAAACAGAAACTATTTCAACACCTGAAGAAGTTGGCACATTAA
- the LOC105775734 gene encoding ubiquitin C-terminal hydrolase 22, which yields MCARNSIYTNPKPCKHLADYKLRHGFNTYDSIRNCLKTTPNRRTRVAKHTTKIPRCSFCDRYQGRLYFCLMCSSLWCPTHILLHTQSEKGHEVAIDMDRSELYCCLCCDQVYDPDFDKIVLCNQVKDLPGGSKSKTNRFEASGERSSKRKRLDSGIGLDLKKSKLLVSMRDRRAKSCYPLGLRGLNNLGSTCFMNSVLQALLHAPPLRNYFLNDRHNSVQCRKRSGEKLCLLCDIDAISSAMFSGDRTPYTPAHFLYSWWQHSSNLASYEEQDAHEFFISVLDGIHEKESKIRNSGKDDGNCQCIAHRAFSGLLRSDVTCISCGFTSTTYDPCVDISLNMDTSNLSSSNANKPIKPDEKTSASTLSGCLNLFTRAERLGSDQKLHCQNCQELRDSSKQLSIRRLPLVLCLHIKRVEHSLVRKISRKINQYMQFPFSLDMTPYLSSSIVRSKFGNRIFTFEYDNSNSSAAYEIFAVIAHSGMLESGHYVTYLRLKNQWYKCDDAWISEVDEGIVRASQCYMLFYVQKLLYNKANEDSSFVRISPSRDPFESTAGCS from the exons ATGTGCGCAAGAAACTCTATCTACACTAACCCCAAACCCTGCAAACACCTAGCTGATTACAAGCTCAGGCATGGCTTCAATACTTATGATTCCATCCGAAATTGCCTCAAGACCACCCCTAATAGAAGAACTAGAGTTGCTAAACACACCACTAAAATACCCAGATGCAGTTTCTGTGATAGATATCAAGGAAGACTTTACTTTTGTTTGATGTGCTCTTCACTATGGTGTCCAACCCACATTCTTTTACATACCCAATCTGAGAAAGGCCATGAGGTAGCTATTGACATGGACAGATCAGAGCTTTATTGTTGTTTGTGTTGTGATCAGGTCTACGATCCTGATTTTGACAAAATTGTATTGTGTAACCAAGTCAAGGACTTGCCTGGAGGTAGTAAAAGTAAAACCAATCGTTTTGAGGCAAGTGGTGAGAGATCAAGCAAGAGAAAGAGATTAGATTCTGGGATAGGATTAGATTTGAAGAAATCAAAACTGTTGGTTTCAATGAGAGATCGGAGAGCAAAATCATGTTATCCATTGGGATTGAGGGGATTGAACAATCTGGGGAGTACTTGTTTTATGAACTCTGTGTTGCAGGCTTTGCTTCATGCTCCTCCTTTGAGGAATTACTTTCTGAATGATCGACACAACAGTGTTCAATGCAGGAAAAGATCTGGTGAAAAGCTCTGCTTGCTTTGTGACATTGATGCTATTTCTTCAGCTATGTTTTCCGGTGATCGAACGCCTTATACTCCTGCTCACTTTCTTTATAG CTGGTGGCAGCATTCATCGAATCTAGCTAGTTATGAGGAGCAGGATGCTCATGAGTTCTTCATTTCAGTTTTAGATGGGATTCATGAGAAGGAAAGCAAAATACGAAACTCCGGCAAAG ATGATGGAAACTGCCAATGTATTGCTCATAGGGCATTCTCTGGGTTGTTGAGATCTGATGTGACATGTATCTCCTGCGGATTTACTTCCACAACTTACGATCCTTGTGTTGATATTTCACTCAACATGGACACGAGTAATTTGTCTTCATCCAATGCTAACAAACCCATTAAACCCGATGAGAAGACAAGTGCGTCTACTCTTTCGGGTTGTCTGAATTTGTTTACAAGAGCTGAGAGGTTAGGTTCTGATCAAAAACTTCATTGTCAAAATTGTCAAGAACTACGTGACTCGTCAAAGCAACTGTCTATTAGAAGACTCCCATTGGTGCTGTGTTTACATATAAAGAGAGTCGAGCACTCTTTAGTCAGAAAAATATCGAGGAAAATCAATCAGTATATGCAGTTCCCTTTCTCATTGGACATGACTCCATATTTGTCATCCTCCATTGTTAGAAGCAAGTTCGGGAATAGAATATTCACTTTCGAATATGACAACTCCAATAGTTCTGCAGCATATGAGATTTTTGCTGTGATTGCTCATTCGGGGATGCTGGAGTCAGGACACTACGTGACTTATCTGCGACTAAAGAACCAGTGGTACAAATGCGATGATGCTTGGATATCTGAGGTTGATGAAGGAATAGTGAGAGCTTCACAGTGTTATATGTTGTTCTACGTACAGAAGCTGCTTTACAATAAAGCGAACGAGGATTCAAGTTTCGTGCGTATTTCCCCGAGTAGAGATCCATTTGAATCTACTGCCGGTTGTTCCTAG